A window of Rhipicephalus microplus isolate Deutch F79 chromosome X, USDA_Rmic, whole genome shotgun sequence genomic DNA:
ATGAACATGATTCTCAAGGTCCTTCAGTGGGGACTCTTTCATCGATGAGATGTTACACGCTTCTTCACACTGCCCACACCTTGTACAATGCAAGGTCTTTGGGTTTGGCCTAACTCAGCCTTAATACTTGTCGCGCTCCCGGGAAATCCCATGTGCATAGGACAACTACGTCTGCATCTACGTTGCAGCATGAAACATGTTCTGGTTAGGACAAAAAGGAGTGACTAAGAAGCTGTGAGTAATTGTGCATACCGAACTTCAGCGCACACACACGAGGACACAGACGAAAGATTTACAAAGATCAGTGCAAAGACCATCACTACTGCACTGGTCCTTGTGAACCTTCCATTTGTGTCCTCGTGTGTGCGCTAAAGTATGcagcaaaaccaactagcccacctttccatatAACTCTAAATGATTGTGCACAGCGACAAAAATGGGACAGGTGCTGTGAAGAGACGCCAACCCCCTGCCCCTTCAACAAAGCCACACTAGCGCTTTCCCCTTCCCCCACCATGGTGCAACACAGATTTGCACCCCAAGACAAGATACTGCCAATGCCTATAGCCACCACTGTCATAGCGAGAGTGGGGGCACGAACTTACACAATGGCGATTGCCCAAATAGGATAGGATTATCTCTCAAGTGGCCAGGTGCTAAGCAGGCATCCATGTAATGGTGCTGACTGTCATCATGAAATTCATGGGTCTTCAAGCACCACTAAATATTACAAGGCTTTTGACTAATTGAAAAAATTCCGAGGTTTTTAAGGACTCGTGTGAACCCTGCTATTGCATGCCTTATGAGCTGCATAGTTGCCCTGAACTCCCTATGGGGGGTCTGCACTCTAAAATTTTGTACTTTCACATATAAAAGAATTGAGGACATGAATGACCTGCATGTATCATTTACAGACCTGCAATACTGACCACTTGTAGGTGCAAACAAAATAAGATCATCTCAATCATCAACAATACTGGTAGATTCTGCAAGCAGCTTCTGGATGAGTCACTGCCTCTTTCCATAGACAATTCTCATGAATGGCAGTAGGTTTCTTAGAGACCTGTTATAGTTTCAAAGTATGAGTAAGGGGTGTTCACAAAGCTGATATCGGTAGAATAAGTTTTAAACAGCCATGCACGATAGGTTCCAAAATGAATGTGTGTCTGTAGTTTTAGTGAAATACAACTGTCTTTTATATAGAAGTGCAGAGTACAAATACTAAAGCttcaaaattaaaaaagaaataggtaccagagaaaaaaaaaagccaataaAAGCAAGAAAAATTATCTGCTTTTTGCATATGAAGAGACACAATGCTAAGGGAAATAATCTTGAGCACGTGGTGGAGTACAGGTACAGGGACAGTGGCACCAGCTTACAACACTGTCCCGAAATGACGCTGACAGTTAAGTGCTGTCAGGTAAGCCTGGAGGACGTACAACATGGCCAACCACATCTCTATGGGAGAACACAAACTGATACGCACATTTATGTTCCAGCACTCACTGACCAACTAACAACTCTTTGCCCAATAGAAAGGCAGGATAACATGAGTGTGAGCTTAGAAAAAACACCCACATGAGGTGCACTGCCTATTCACTGGTCTGTCATGGCAACAACATACTTTCGTCAGCTATGACACTCGGTCTCAGAAAGCcaggcaagattttttttttgtttcttgtaccTTGGTGCTGCATAATGCTTGACAATGTTCGTTTGATTTTGTTTTCTGCATGGTCATCATTATTCAATTATAGTGTCAAGTTAGTCCCATCAAAACACCATTTTGCCAAGTGTTGTTTTTTCTACAAACTATAGAAAAATTCagtgactgcttttctccctCCCATTCTTATAGTCAATATGTTCATTCTTCCACACTGTTTTATATCAATTAATGTCCTCCCATTCTTATAGTCAATATGTTCATTCTTCCACACTGTTCTATACCAATGAATGTCTGTAGGGTGTCCGCTACACAAGCAATAATGACTACCTTGTAAATCAGATAGAAATTTCATATACTTCAGAGATTTTTCCATGagcataactgaaaaaaaaattgcttttaatAAGGAATGGATTTGtgtcgtttaacgtcccaaaaccaccatttgattatgagagatgccgtagtggagggctccggaaattttgaccaccggggttctttaatgtgcacccaaatctgagtacacgggcctacaacatttccgcctccatcggaaatgcagccgccgcagccgggaatcgaacccgcgacctgcgggtcagcagccaagtaccttagccattagaccaccgcagcggggcttttAATGAGGAAGTAGATTATAGTAATGCTTCAACAACACAATAGACAATATGTCAAGTGTTGTGCAATTAAGCACAATGATTGAAAAACCCTACCAATTCTTGGAGAGCCCATGCAAAAcattgctcccccccccccccccccaagttgcATCAAGTATATATCAGAGCCATATGTTTTTCAGCATGTCTTCCATTTTTACAGAAGTAGTTTTACTTGTTTTGGCAGTCATCTATGGACGCTCACTGAAAACAATGACGCACAAATCTGGCAGTTCAATTTATGTCCAGTGTTGTTTATAACAAAATAATGTAGTTTCATTCTAGGCCCATTAAAAAATTGTTTTCAGGCTGCAGAAGATGATAAATGTGAAATCTCTATTATCTATATGGTGTATTAATTGCTTTGCATCCCACCTGTCTAGCAGAATGTTTTGTGTGAGTGATAGGACAGCAGAGACGCACCTAGCAGTAGTCTCCGTAAGTAAGGTAGGAAGATTGAAACCAAAAGCCAGCAAATCCATAAAACAGGAGGCTGATCTTTGGTGTTCTCCTTTTAACATTACTGACACACAGTCTGATAATCGATAGCTGTACCACAATTCCATTCAGTCGGCTTTATTTCATCAGTAACCAATCCTAGAGACAACACACGGGGCGTGCCACACTAGCAAATTACGAAAGGCAAACATGATCTACTTGCAATGGGAATGAAATTCTTATTTGAGCGTATGTTTTATTCAAAGCAAGGCTATTATTAACACCAGATTAACTCAACGATATGGCGAGGGCAGTGAATAAAGACCTCATTAAAAGCAATCAAAGTAAAAGGCACTTTATGTACAAGAAAGGGGAAGGATAGATAACTGCAATGTAACAAAAAAAGGAGGTTCTATTTAAAAAGAACACCGCATGAGCCATCATACAATCAGGTAGGATGAAGACATTATGACATGTAATTGTGCTAGCAGCTTTTAGCAGCAAGCACTGCAACCATCTTTTtcataaaagcaaaaataaaaccaTGAAAATGTACATTATAAGGAACTGCTCAAGTTGGCGCTATGTACAGTGAATGAACACCTTTGCTACAGCAGTGAGCAAAGCAAGCATTTTATCCTGGCACTTGCAAACAGTAGTTGCATCAAACATAAAATGGCATCTGCACAGTGCAGATATTAGAATGCAGACCAGAAACCCCAAAACATCATGTAGCCAGTATGAGATGCATGTTAACTCTTTTCCTCCCATTGACAAGTATAGTCATGAGATTTTGTACCAAAACAACTGATGACGACTACACTTGCCAAAACCACTGATAACTATAGTTATCATTGTTGTCTTTTTTGATGCTAGATGACCACACTTTTGCATGCTATGTCATTTGCACCTTGGCTTTAATTATACTGCcatgcagtgaaaccacctttcagCTAGCTTTTTTTATGCAATAAATGCAATAAAATAAACCCATTGAACTGATACAACAGTGCTGTTTTACTCAGAAAGAAAGGACATTCCGAAAATTCGGTGAAAAAAAAGAATCCCGTAAAATGGtactgttttcttcttttctcagagcagatgattgattgattgatatgtggggtttaacgtctcaaaatcaccatatgattatgagagacgccgtagtggagggctctggaaatttcgaccacctggggttctttaacgttcacccaaatctgagcacacgggcatagaacatttccgcctccatcggaaatgcagccgccgcagccgggatttttcTCAGAGCAGGGAAAGAGTTAACTGTCTAGATGTTTTTGTTCCCTTTCTGCATAATGAAGCAACTAAAATTACAAACATCCTTATTTTTAAACAATGTGGCATTTTTTATTTAACTACAGGAATGGTGCATTAAAAATTAACTTGCTCAAATATATCAATAACATTAAATATGACATACAAGCTTAGAACCTCATCAAAAGAACACCCTGCAACAGTGGCGTCGCAAGGGCGTCCCACCCtccccagaattttttttttctccccacaGCATACAAACGCAATATGACACTCCACTTCACCTTCCTGCCCTGGCCGGACTCCAGGTCAAGGAGGTGCCCTCTCTTGAGAAAAAATTCTGCCTGTGCCCCTGCCACGAGGTCACACATTAGGTGAGATGACAAAGATAAGAGTGCACAAGAGCACATTTCAATAATTAATCACAGGGTGCCATGTTCCTGAAGAGAATCCAAAATGCACTACAGCTGCCAGCCAAAATTGTTCTACAAGTTTTATAAGATGACTAATGCAAGCATTGATTGATAAAAAATGCACGTTTAAAAGCTTAGCTCTCTAAAGAAAACGGACACTTCTGGTACCCCCATTACCTGTTCCGACCATGttgtaaaaaaagcacacacataACTCTGAAACCATGATCTCTTCAAGtaatacacacacaaaatattGTAAAAGTTTAACGCATTTGTCATTTATCAAAATATACATGCTAGCATCTGCTAAATATATTCAAGACATGTGAAATCTGCCAGCAAACTGTGACAAAACCTAATATCTGTCTTATTTACAAGCTGTGGTCACACAGTTATCTCCAATTAAATGGGTAAATTCAAGCACGACATGTTCTGCCACAAAAGGTGGAAACACAATCTAAGAAGTAATGATCAAATGTGACACTAATTGCATACTTCAGTTTAGAGCATGAAGCATGCTAGgtgaaaaaaagtgaagaaaaactTGATGGTAAAAAATACCACAAGGAACCAAAGTGAACAAAAACATGCACTGAACACATTTAATAGGTAAAACAATTGGTAATGTTGCAAAAGTGAGGTTGACTTAATGGAAGTTCACTTTGGCGCCTTAGTATTTGACAGGTCCATCGCTgacattcatgaaaaaaaaaatgccagctaCATAGACGGCTGAACCTGTCACACCTATCAGCTACCCCAAAACAATATTTTGATGTGCAATCAGTATTTTCATCAATAGTGGCAATAAACTACCTACTAAATATATGGCATTGTGCAGACAGTAAACTGCTTGAGCATACCATAAGTAACAAACTGTGAAGTGCACAACACTTGTCTCCAGATTTTTGGTTAGGTGAGTGAAAATTGGTCTTGCCCAAGTACATGCAGTGCTCCAGTGAGGACGTTTCTTTGCATGAGTATGCTTTGCTTGGCCAGGAGAAGGCATAAAAAATTGCTTTCCCAGTGCCGGCACCACAAAATATTTTGGCAGTGTGAAAAAATAAAGGGTTGTGCTGCTTACAAATGGTGCATTAAAAACTGCCCAAGGTTCACAAACACACGTTTTAAAAAATGCAAGGAAATAATGTGCGCCTTCGATTCAGGTTGTTGGCATTTAGTGTACTGCCATCACTTGCATGAGCACACAGGCACCAAAAAAGCAAAATAATGTGCGTGACCGAGCTGTGCTCTTTGCGTCCCATGTCATCCCATTTGTTTATCATGCTTGACGCTTCATGTACAATAGCTTGTGCATGCAAAACGATTTTAGGCATTTTTGAACACCTAAACATTGCAGAGTACTAGTGGCTGCATTAATGACAACAGTGTCACTTAGCTGCCATAAAGCATAGCAGCTCAATAAAAGTTATGTGTATAAATTGCAATGAGCTAATGACATTTTTTATAACATCTTAAGCACATTCCCACTTTCAAAAACATAAAAGATGTGTTCCAGAATTTTATGATGCTTCTAAATATAGCACTTCAGTCTCCTTCCTAGCAAGTGCCTTGCTTATAATTGTTACTGTGAGAGACTGCCCAATTTATGCTAAATGTAATGCTGCTGACAAGATGTTTCTGTATTATACAGGAATGTGCTGATATATAAAGATAATCAGATGCTTACAAGGCATCGCTGTTTGGTTACTCTTGGCTGAGTCTAAGTGGCACATGAGAAAAATCAAGTTTACCACAAGTCCACGGGAAGTTACTGATGACGGTCATGGCGAGTGCAATTATGCATTTATGGCAGCCGCATCAATGAACCTGACTGATATCGCCGGCACGAGTGCTCACAATTCGTGCAGGCGAGATCAGCCACAATGAGTACACAGGGTGCATCCGCCAGGCGGACAGTACACCCTGTACGACCGGTACCACCTTCACCACTTTCGCAAAAACGACAGCATCACTTGTAAAAAGTGACAATGTCGTCTGCATCAGCCGCTTTCGTTGGCGCGGCGAAATAAATCAGGCCTACCGTTAATGCGCTCACACGCGCAATTCCTGAGTAGATGGCAGCAGAGACAGCTGGTCAAACGTACGCCTCTGCCCTGCGCCTAGCTGGCGTCAAGTTTTGCAAGCGGGCGTAAAAGTTTCGCCACGATGCGAATGTCTTTCCTGACCATATCCAGACACCAGATGTGATGCCCACGATGAGAATGCCCAGGTACTTGATCATGAAGACGTAGAACTCTGGCCGGCGCAGCGTGCGATCGCGGCGGTTGCATGATGGTTCTGGGCACGGTATGCTCCATCGTTGTTCAGCATTCACTTGCCAGTGCCAGGCGAGCATCCAGTCATCAAAGTGAGCTTGTTCGTAAAAGTAGCAGCACAGCACTGTCAGTGCTGGCAAAGTGTATAAGAACGAAAAGATGCCGATGCGGACCATCAACTTCTCTAGCTTGTCTGTCTTGGTGCCGTCGTGTTTCATCACAGTGCGGATATGGCAGAGGGATATGAAGCCAGCCATTAGAAATACCTTGCCCAGCGCAAGATAAACAAACAGTGGTGCAAGAACGAAGCCACGTAGCGCATCCATGTTCCAAAGACCGACATAGCAGACTCCACTGAGCACGTCACCTTCAACTTTTCCCATGGCTAGGATCGTTATAGTTTTCACAGCCGGTATAGTCCAAGCAGCGAGATGAAAATACTGCGAGTTGCTCTCAATCGCCTCATGACCCCACTTGAGCCCCGCTGCCAAGAACCAGGTGAGAGTCAGGACAACCCACCAGATTGAACCAGCCATGCTGAAGAAGTAAAGCACCATAAACATCACAGTGCAGGCTTCCTTCTTGTTGTTTTGTGTGATTGTGCGAACCATTTCAATGTTACTGTGTCCACCTGGCACTTCGAAAGGCTCGTTACAGGCCACTTGGTCACCCAGCACGAAGCCCGCGAAATAGGTAGACGACACCATCAAATTACAAAACGATAGGAAAATGATGGGTCGCTCTGGGTAGCGGAACCGCTGCATGTCAATTAGGAATGTTAATACAGTAAACAGAGTGGACACCATGCACTGTATTGACCAGGCACCTATCCAGTAGCGCGAAAACTTGAGGTTTTCGCCTCTGAAGAACATGTGGTGGCATGGCATCCCACAGTTCTTTTCTTCCTTACCACGGATACGGAACACGTAGTCCAAACCAAGGGGCACACGAAACTCGCGTGGGCAGAGAAAGCCGTGATTCACAAGTAGTCCAGTCGAATTAGGTGAAGTTGGGGAGTGATTCATTCGGTGCTCAGTCACATTTTCGCCAACGCAAAGCTTTTCCGATGTGCCAACTTCTGGGAACTTGTCACACTCAAGGGACTCCGGCCACTTGAAGCCAAACTTGTTCATCAAGTGTTCGCAGCCTTCGCGCGCTGACATGCACAGCGAACGACACGGCGGGATGGGATATTCCAAGATCGTGCACACTGGCGCGTACATGGAGCAGAGAAAAAACTGCAAGTCCGGCGAACACTTGACCTTGACCAATGGAAAGAACTGGTGCACTTCCATGCCGGCATCTTCTTGCTTCTGGTGATTTAGCAAGTTTGGCATGATGGTCTCGTTGTACGGAATGTCTTTGCACAGTGGTATGGTGATCGGCTCACAGCGTCCATGATGAGGTATAGAGCGGTACTCGGTCACGCGCGAG
This region includes:
- the fz gene encoding frizzled class receptor, which produces MRPRNVSLGLVALAALLAPGLGQVVSSRVTEYRSIPHHGRCEPITIPLCKDIPYNETIMPNLLNHQKQEDAGMEVHQFFPLVKVKCSPDLQFFLCSMYAPVCTILEYPIPPCRSLCMSAREGCEHLMNKFGFKWPESLECDKFPEVGTSEKLCVGENVTEHRMNHSPTSPNSTGLLVNHGFLCPREFRVPLGLDYVFRIRGKEEKNCGMPCHHMFFRGENLKFSRYWIGAWSIQCMVSTLFTVLTFLIDMQRFRYPERPIIFLSFCNLMVSSTYFAGFVLGDQVACNEPFEVPGGHSNIEMVRTITQNNKKEACTVMFMVLYFFSMAGSIWWVVLTLTWFLAAGLKWGHEAIESNSQYFHLAAWTIPAVKTITILAMGKVEGDVLSGVCYVGLWNMDALRGFVLAPLFVYLALGKVFLMAGFISLCHIRTVMKHDGTKTDKLEKLMVRIGIFSFLYTLPALTVLCCYFYEQAHFDDWMLAWHWQVNAEQRWSIPCPEPSCNRRDRTLRRPEFYVFMIKYLGILIVGITSGVWIWSGKTFASWRNFYARLQNLTPARRRAEAYV